aagtagctgttcttgagcctggtggtgtagtgtggtagcagtgagaagatggcatggcccagatggtggggatctttgacaatggattttgccttcttgaggcagcgcctccagtATGTAGATACTACTAATGATAGGGAGGGATGTGGCCCTGATGatttgggctgagttcactactctttgcagtttcGTGCGTTCCTGTCCGTTCgaactgctgtaccagaccatgacgcaaccagtcaggacactttcagtaCATTTGTTaaaatttgttagagtgttcagtgacaagccgaacctcctcaacttcctaagaaaataaaggcaCTGGCGCAATTTCCTTGTGATATGGTAGATTCTTTTTAGCAAAGAGTTGAAAGTTACAACAGGTAGACAAGAATGTGGATTTGAGGACTGCAATCAGATAAGCTATCTACTttctcccttttaaaaaaaaatggaagactCTGCTCCCAACCACCtttgtgggagagagttccagagacttgTAACCCCTTGAGAGAAATAAGCATCATCAGATCTATAGGTGACCCCTAAATTTAAATTGTGATTCCTACATTCTAGATTCTGCATCAGGAGGAAACATCTTTCTTCCTCATCAAactccttaggatcttgtatttcaatcatcacctctcatcttctaaGCTCCAGCTTGTTCAATTAGACAACTCATCTTTCTTCATTAGACAACTCACCTATTTCCcctattagtctagtaaacctcttAAACTGCTTAAATCATatttacatccttttttaaataaggagaccatacACCAGATCTGATCTCCCCAGTGCCCTGtggaactgaagcataacctccctacttgtATATTCATTTCCCCAAACAATAAACAATAAACATTCTGTTAgcctttcctaattatttgctgtaactgcatactagcctttttgAAAATCATGCACTAGGAGACTCCGGATCCCTCTACATCTCAGAACTCCGCAACCTCTCATCTTTTAGATTATACGTTTCATAATTTTTCTTGTCAAAATGGATGATTTCATATTTTTCAACAGTATAttccatttaccagatctttgccctctcacttaaCTTATCTTTATCCTTTTGTAGCCTCCTCTTATGTccttttcacaatttattttttctAATTACCTTTGTGTCCTCAGTAAAAATTTACTTCCATACTTTTGGTGCTTTCATCCCCAATCACTACATAAATTGgtatgtttattattgtcacatgcacctatacacagtgaagagcttttgttttgcaggccatccagacagatcaagtcctacataattacatcaaggtagtaaagaggaaaaacagaatgcagaatatagtgttaagtgctgaggtcccaacactgatctctgtggtaagCCACGCCATACTCTCAAGTCAAGTTCTCAAGTTCAattttgttgtcataggcatacatacacagggtataatgCAATGAAAAGTaaaccttttgcagcagcagcgcagTACATTGTACTTCATAACACCTTGGCAGTCACAAAAAGACCACATTTCCTGTTGGCCAACTAATTTTCTATTCACAACCTTGGATTGGTCCTCATTGTCTGGGTGAGTGGTATGCACATAGATAAGGCAATAGGACACTGGACCCTTGGCCTGTGTTGCTTTGGTTCCCAGTCTAGGCTTAGCCCTATCTGGGCATTGTGCTGCAGAAGGTGATCAGAGGCTCCTTCCCCTGCCACTGGAGCTGCTTGACTCCCATCCGTGGCCAAGGTCTCAAATTGTCACCACGTCTGCCAAGATGTGTTTCTTTTCTGTTTCCAGGGCAGAGGATATGAACGATTTTGAATTTATCAGTTACATCCATTGCTTAGAAGGTTTGATCATGGTATCTATTTTTAGCATTTACAAAATATCTTGAAGTGGCTGAATTGGTATTATGGATGCAAGTCCCTCTGTATCTTGAATGGCTTAGTCAGCCACAGCTTTACGAGATCCCTCTCTGTCTTGAAATTCATCCCCGGTGAGTATCATTTAAACACACTGTATTGTTGAAGCACAATGTGCTGACAAGATGCATGTAAAGTGACaggccaaagatgaatttctcggCAGTTTTATTAAGTAGCCTCCATCTTGTGGCAGGAAATAGTATTGTACTGTTTCTGTTTGGTCCACAGTCCAGATACTTCATTCATACCACTTCATATCTGAATGTCTTTCTATGTGACTGTACACAACATTCAATGCCATATAAAGAAGTTAATGTGCAAAAATAGGCTGAGTTTTACAGCCATGATAAGATTCATTAGAGGATCACTGAAAAGAATTATGTGCTGCTTGTATTCAGTAAATCCTGATTTTGAGTTACCTGATagttgaataaatacttgaaaccATGTTCCAAGCTCTCCTAAATACAGTCCAAACTGGGGAGTTCACATGTGCTAAGGATTGCATTATTCTTGAATCATTAGTAATAATTTGTAATCCACCTGGaacaagtgaataaataaaatatattccaGTTAGAAGAAGGCTTGTCCTTTTGTTACTTCATTGTAATGGTGAGTATCAGTAATTTTACTGCAGTGAGTGCTGTAGTCTAGTCCCTATGTCAAGGAGTTTTCCTTTTGCTCCTTACCAGATCCAACAGAGAATGTGGAATTTCTGATTCACCCCAGTGTGTTGAAGGAGACAGACAACATGACCATGGAATGTCACTCCGATGGCCCATCTACTGTTGAATATACCTTTTTACAAAGAGCAGGTGAGGAGCATTATGGGGGCAGGACTGTGTCTGCAACTCTTAAGCCTAATCTGTAAGTAGAACAGCTCAGAAGCTCATCAGAACAGTTTGAGTTTCCAGAGAAAATGTATCCATTTCCCTGCTTCCTTCCTTGAAGACAAGTTTGAGCTATATGGCTGCTAACAATATCTTGCTTCCTCACGTCCTGAGCCCAGATACTGAACTTTACCATTaatgttaccatagaaccatacagcacaaaacaggcccttcggcccaccatgttgcttCCTAATAATCAGCTAACGTCATTGTCTAGTCACTAGTGAGAAATTTGACTATTCCCACACACTCTCACGGTTTACAGACCAGTTGTAACCCCTGCAACATTGTACTTACCTGCtacaatatagaaggaggccCATTCTGCACATTGGggccatgccagctcccagtagaACAATCCCGTCAGTCCTATTCCATCTTTGCTTATTTCCCTGTGTCCTTGCAACTCCTTTCTTTTGCCACTTTACCTAATTTACAGAagtcaattcacctaccaccacacCTTTTGGATGTGAGCATTGTACATACGGTCTGaaagacaatgtacaaactcctcacatacagggacccaaggtcaggactgaaccgggGGACCCTAGAGCCGtgtgacagcagcactaactgctgaacCACCGTACTGCTTCCAGGGTATTTTGACCATTTCGCCATGTAAGGAATTTGAATTAAGTGTTATTTTGAAATGAGTCATTGTAAAGGATGATGTGACCACATCGGTTTCAAAATACATTGGGATGGCAGTCAACTAAATTGCAGGTGATTTGACTGTTAATGTTGTTCCCTCTCAAGACTACACTAGTTGATAAATACCCCACATATGTCAGGACATCACTAATCCTCTTGGACagagaaataaaatgagaaatggaaaCAAATACAATTACGGAAGGCTGGGAGACTGTTACAAGAGTAAAATTTGTATAGCTTGTCTGGCAAGATGACTCACAAGTGTAGGGAACTATGGTACATTCATTATTTTGTATTATAATTTGAAagcaagtcatagagttgtagagtcctacagcacagaaacaggcccttcagcccatctagtccatgctgacctgatcttctgcctagtcccatctacctgcacccggaccatatccctccaaacctctcccatccatgtacctatctaaacctcccttaaatgttacaattgaatctgcattcaccacttccgctgacagcgccttccacactcacaccaccctctgaataaagtttcccctcagattccccttaaatatttcacctttcaccctaaacctatgtcctctagttctagtctcacccaacctgaggggaaaaatcctgcatgcattcaccctatctatacccctcataattttgtatacctcaagagggtctcccctcattctcctgcgcttcagggattaaagtcctaacccattcaacctttccctataactcaggtcctcaagtcccagcaaacagccttgtaaattttctctgcactcttcaagttcattgatatctttcctgtaggcaggtgaccagaactgcacacaatactctaaattaggcctcaccaatgccttatacaacttcatcataacatcccaactcctgtattcaatgccctgatgaaggccaaagtgccaaaagctctcttaacaaccctatctacctgtgatgccactttcaaggaactatggatctgtgttcccaggtctctttgttctaccgcacacctcagagccctaccattcactgtgtaagtcttaccctggtttgccctcccagagtgcaatgcctcacacttgcctgcattaaattccatctgccgttcttcagcccattttcttagctggtcaagatcactttgTAAGCTTTgaatagccttccttgctgtccactacacccccaatcttggtgtcatctgcaaatttgctgatccagtttactacattatcatctaaatcattattaTACATGATAAACAacacggacccagcaccgatccccgtggcacgccactagtcacaggcctccagtcagagagacaaccatctacttaCTATTCCTGCTAAACCAATGttaaatccaattggctacttcttCCTGATTGAAGTGTTTCTGATTGATCTAAATGATCACAAACATAACTGTTGCTCATCTTGAAATAAGTAATTGTAGTGGCTTGTATCCAGTCAAGTTTAACCTGGTACTTTCTCAGACTCCATTCAAAGAGATTGAAGAATCACAAGTGCAAAGGATACACGTATCCGGTTCAGAACACAAGGGGATTATGTATCATCCTTACACTCTGGGTTACACTACTGTGTAATTAGCTACTGGACAGCAGAGCCACAGCCCTAATGCTGAATTACTCAGAATGCTAGCGCCCTTGCATCAAGGAGAATGCCTAAAACAATGCATGAATTTGTAATAACAACATACTGTCACAAGATTGGATAATTCAATACAGATTAATATTCAAACCTAGGCAAGTATTATTGTATAATATCGTATCTGGTTTGAGCTTTCTTCcaacaattttgttttgtgtttatgGGGTGAAAAAAGCATTACCCTGTGGATGAACTAGAAATGTGCCCTTTTCAATGTTAAATAAGCAGAGGCTAAGGTTAAATAGAGTTTAATTATTGtcttgcatttggtgttcatttCCTTTAAATGTCACGCTTCCTATTACGTCCTACCCAATGTCAGTGCCCCACAGTTTCACCCAGTGAGTTTCTCACAGGGTAAGAGGCAGAATCCTACGGAAATTATAAGGTTTTTGAATGGATTACATCCCAAATGAATGGTCAGGCCTGTGCTCCTGACACAGCTGTACTCTTTAAACATTTGTCGAACTAAAATAATCCAATCCTAGAACATCTGAGCATTCTGAAACTAATTAGTTGGAATGAATCTTAGTAACAGGAACTCTGCTTCCCTTCTGATACACAGGACGGAAAAATTGAGGACTTTCACAGCACTGGCAACACAATGGAGATTACAGGACTGAACCGAAATGACAGTGGTGTTTATGGCTGCAGAGTCCTGGACTTTGAGGTAGCAGAAGAAATTTCCAGCAACAAGACGGTAACAGTCAATTGTAGGTATATACTTTCTCTCCCCTTTTCCACTTCATTCTCACCCAAAAACTCCTAACAGTAATCCAATTCCATTAGTGCATCTGTGTTATTAGTGCTAAATCATTCCAGGTGGAATCTAAGTGGGGAGCAGGGGAGGGTTGGAGTTGGGATGGTGGAAAAGCTATCTTGCTGATATAATTGACTTCTAAAGTGTTTAAAGAGTTGGATTGTAACAGTAGTCATCTTACGTACTCTGGAATCCCCTCAAAATGTAAAAGAAGCAGATTGTGTTTCACTCTTGTAAGGAATATGAAGTACACATTCTGGATATGTACAAGAATATGGAACGTAAAAATGTTCAGAACAAATACACTTTAAAGATTTGATTAAGTTTCATGCAcaaattttaaattggtaaattggtttactattgtcacatgtactgagatacagtgaaaaactttgttttgcatgccatccatacagatcatttcattacatcagtgcattgaggtagtacaaatgaaaaacaataacagaatgcaggataaagtgttacagtgaaagtgcagtgcaggtagacaataaaatgcaaaggcCAAGAtgaagtagactgtgaggtcaagagtccatcttatcttactaggggactataacggtgggatagatgctgtccttgagtctgctggtatgagctttcaggcttctgcccgatgtgaggggggagaagagaaaatgtccagtaaTTGCCATGCATGAATAAATCAAGTGTAGGTGGTGGGGGCActggaaataaaataattgttCATTTGTTATCAGTTGTGATTAATATCTTTCTCGATGATGTGCAGGAAGGCTTTGTAAAGTGCAACTTTTGACCATTCTCAAAGACCTTGAGAGCTCCTTTATACTCAGATAATGGACTGACCACTGGTGTATGGTGGGGGGTTCCCTCTGGTTCACTATCATACCTTTGCAAAACTCAGCTATATAGTCAGAAGATACCAAGGGTATCTGTTCCAGTTGGTGAATTACAGCCACCCATATGTGGTTGTATAATGAGATGTGAGATTCTTGTTTCACCTGTTAATTAGGAGACGCAGTGCAGTTTAATCAAGAAAAAATGGTGATAGAACTTTTCTCCTTGTGCTCCTTTCAAACAGATCTGGATCCCATCATATTGAAACCAAAAGGTCCATACACTTTCACAGAGGGTGACACAAATGTAAGCATATCTTGTGAAGTGGAGGCTTCACAACAGACATCTGTGGTCTGGACAAAACCTAAGGTATGAATAAAGCTTCTAAAATGATGTGAAAAACCACCTTTGTAGTTAATTTCAATTCTGCAGAAAACGTAGAGCCACTTACATGTTTGTACTAATTCTTGTCTCTTTGAGTGTTTGATATAACAATGTAGGGAGCAGTTAAATCCATTCATAAAATATTGATTCTGGGAATGTTTTTTGGGATGGTATATACTAGTGTTGTGAGGCTGGAGCATGGACAGGGTCAGGGGCTGAAGATGTGAGCAGAGGTGTGTAAGGGCTGAAGTGAGTCTgtgggaaggtgggaggaggtcAAAAAGCAATGGGTGagatggaagggggagaggatCTATGATGCAGAGGGGTGGTGTCACGTTGTGGGAGTTTCATACTgtctctgtctatctatctctttctctctctcagtgtgtgtacgcgcgcgtgcacacacacacacacacacacgcacacacacatatgatATCCACACTGATTAGGGATTGCCATCCCGAAAATTTCCCTGTTTTCTGCTTACTCTGTACTCTGCTTACTGTCTAATATTCACCCCTCAGTGCATGCTAGAATAGCAGCCATATCCAGGAGCccaaattttgaatattttatctACTGTTATCCAGCCAGCCGATTGAAGCTTCAAGCTTTTCTCGACAGACTTGTCAAATGCAATTTGCCTGTCTTAAATCCATTTGGATTCCTCACAATCATAGTTAAATTTTCTATCTGTCCATAATGATAGATTCCAGCAATTATCCTCACACTGATATCAGGCTGATTGGTGCACgactccctttccccctctctctactACCCTACATGTCGGCATACACTTGTCACCTTTTAATTCAGGGGGACTATTCTATAATCCAGGAAAAGTTAACACCAGTGGAACCACAGTCTCTAAAGAGGGCTCCTTGAACTCCCAGAATACAGGCCGTTAGGTCCAGGAGATTTATCAAGTTTTAATCCCAATTGTTATTGTCATGATATATTACAaaccttaaatattttaaagttcttaACTTTGCAGAATTTCTCATTCACTCTGTTATATTAATCATCTCTTTCAGAATACAGTCAGCTCTGGAAATTTGCTCAAACTGCCGGTAGTCAGATTTGATGACGCTGGAAACTACAGCTGTAAAGTTGCAGTTCCAGGTGTTCCAAACCTAAACCGGCAGAAAAACATCAGCATTGTGGTCACAGGTAAGAGCAGCCTGTCTGCAAAATCACTCCTGACGCATTATACAGCGTTAAGGTGGGAGGTTTGGAAGGAacttgagggggaatttttttcacACGGAGTGTaattggagtctggaatgcgctaccggaggaggtggtggaggcagatactctcaccaCATTTGAGAAGTAACTAGGCAAATACTTGAGTCGCTAAGGattagaaggctacagaccaagtgctggtaaatgggatcggtataggtaggtacaatgggcagcatggagGTGGAGGGCTGAAGGCCTGCTTCTGCGTTGTAGGACTCAATGAACATGTTCTAATACATTCTGCTTGACTCTGATAGGGTCCATGCCCCCTCCTGTAATATTTTGATATTCTCCACACACCTTAATTTAACACCCTGATATGTCTTAAAGCTCTTCTGATTATGGCCCATTTTCCTGCTAGAAAAGGAATGAGATTGAATACAGAGAGGGACCAGCTCTAACTTGGTTGGATAACTGGTCCAAATCCTACTATTCTCTTTCTGCTTAGACTCGCATGTTAAAATGGCTAAGATGCTGAGAGATGCTGGTACTAAAGAAATGTATTCCAACAGGAAAGGCTTGGGGAATAAATACAAGGTTGTATAAAGTTTGGTGTGTTGGTGCAGCAGCCCAAGGAGTTATTTAACTCTTGATTATTTCCTTCTGCAGGACCACCTCAAGTAAACTGTTTCAAGTGGACATTCCAGAAAAATGGACTCCATGTGAACCTGACATGTGTGTTCAAAGGTCATCCAATGCCAGAGGTTACATGTAATACAGAAAAGGAACCGgtatgtaaatagtgaacaagtCAGTTTGCATACAATGACTTCTGTGGCACCATTTGATGAGtttggaaaaggcagtgaataaaTACATGTCAAAGCCTGTCAAAGAATGAACAAGCTTCTCAAGGTGCCATATTTCAGACACACGCATTGAACAAGCACAACCAAAGTGCAGTGGGGAAGGGATTTATTTCTGACTAGTAAGGTTTATCCTAGGACGTGGGGTCACACAGGAAATTGCCACGCCAGGAATGAACCACATTCAGCAGTTTTGTGCTTTAACTGTGGTGGCACTTTCTTGaaagtcttttgaaaatccaaatattctGTTTACCCTTGTATACCCTGCAAGTTCCACCTCCAAAAGCTCATAATGGATTAGGCAACCACGATTTGTCTTTCACAAAAGGTGTCGACCCTGTCCAACCATAATTTTCTACGTGTCCTATTGCCATTTCCCTAACAGTAAGAAGCAATAATTCTCCCTTTTTCTAATGTCAAACAACTGGCTGTtgcttccctgtttttttttgtctcttcttAAACAGAGGGATTGTATTACTGCCTTCTAACCCATGTATAATTCTTTCATGTAGACACAAGACAcaagtcctgttgaagggtctcaaccccaaacattgactgtccatttccctccacagatgctgcctgacccactgagttcctccagctcctttgtgtgttgctctataaTTCTTTCATGTCTGTTTCTCCGTATCTTCTGAAGCAGGTGTACCCATGATCAAATTTACTTTGAACAGTGGGTTCTGATGATATAAATTCCTTAAGAACTTTGAGAAGGAACCTTAAATATTGGAcactgaattgttttctttgctgTCACAGTTACTCAGTTTGGTTTTTATTGTGATaagtttgtgtttttgtttctttgcatAGACATTAAGGTATCATAACCAAAAGAACTACGTTGTCAGTGaattgattctaccactcacagcGGAGGAGCTGAAGTTGACATGTCGTGGTACCAATGTGTATGGCAGCATTTCTTACAACTCCACTGTGCAAGGAGGTGAGGATCTGATAACATGCTGTCCAGAAGTAGATCGAAGAGTGGGCACCAAGTGATGCCTTCTTCCCAAAAGTACCCCACGCAatttttcccctcctcctcttaaTGCCCTCATGATAGGGTACAGTTCCGTGGGCACTGTCACTCAGCACAGCCTTCCTTACATGGCTGTACTTTGTGTGTAAGCCTAGGCAACTATTGTAGGGACACTGCAAACATAGTGGCATTGCAACAGACCCAATCCTGTTCTTACCAAATAGCCACACTCATAATTTTAATGCAGGTAGCATGTGAATTGTAACATGGAGCAGGGACTAATTTTGTTCATGATGCTTTCTCCTGATGACTCTCTTTTACATTGCAGAGTCAGTGGCGGTTTCCACGAGTGGACCCTCTGCTGTTGGTAAGAATTAGTTATGTGGGGTTGATTTGTTCAGTTCATGCAACCTCAGTTCCATCTCAGTAGGTTCTccgtggagcaaaggaggctgaggcatTCAAGTTCATGAATAGTTTTGACCATGTAAACAAGAGAAACTACAGTGGCAAAAGTATGATTTTTGCAGATTTAAGCGATTgccaaaagaaccaaaggtgacataaggaaacaaaaacagaaaaagctggaaaaactcagcaggtcaggcagcatctgtggaaacattaactgtttctccttccacagatgctacttgacctgctgagtttttccagcatttccatatttatttgagatttccagtgtctgcggtttttaattttgaatgtttctccTACCCAGAAGTTATTATTTGGAGCAATTTGCCTGAAaactatatgaaattatgagaggcatagaaagggtagattgaCTACCCTTGTTCCCAGAGTGAAGATGTCACATAACAGGGTGGCatcgctttaaggtgagaggggaaaagtttgaaggagatgtgcgaggcaagttttttctacacagagagtgagaggtgcctggaacgggctgcctggggaggtggtggaagcagatacagtagcatgttcaagaggcatctagacaggcacatgaacaggcagggagtggaaggatatagaccacatgcaggcagaagggataaggttaatttggcatcatggtcagcaaagacatcatgggctgaagggcctgtttctgtactgttctacaggAGATATAATAGTAAAATTCAAAAGATTTGGATAAATACCAAAGGAGAAACAATACAGCATATTTAGAGTGGAATTAATTGTCCATCTCTTCCAAAGATGCAGTGCATCCACGATGAGCCGAATTGCTTTATTCCatgatgtattactctatgattccaagtttcctgcaaacatgattttctttaaatagaAGCAGGGCATGGAAATAATCacatcaggaagcatctgtggagaaagaaacagaagtacacagccagatctgctgagtacttccaacatcttctggttttattttggttttgtcATTGTCTTAAAACTTAGCAATTCAgaaatgggtgggggtgggggtggggggtggaggggggagtgcATGTGCAACATCCAAATTTCCAACAATGTGCTTTTTACATAGTGTTGGAAATCTTTGGTGACATGTCCATATTCTTTGGCAGTCTCATTGCAACAAAATTATTTCCAGTTTAGAGGATCTCCCTGAAGACTTTCTGCACACATTGTCCATCAAACCTCTGAGCTATTCGGAAGATCTGTGATTAGCTAAATACAGCAAATGTTAGGTGCGCAGACCAGGGCAGGGAGAATGCCAGATCACTGGGTTGGCTTCATATCCTGCAGAATGGTACTGCAGCAAAATGAGGTGATTTGAAGAGCAGATTTACTTCAATTTGCTTTGCATTATGATAGATGCAATTCACTTTCTACCTTTTAAACTTGTTTTCAAACTTATTAAAGATTCATTGTGATGACAATGAAAAGCTAATGAATATTGAATATAGTGCAAGGGGGCAAATAGTTGACTGGCTTGTATTTAAGTTCAGTGCTATGTCCATTGATATGTTCAGATAGTGTAGCCCATGTCTCTACTGCTGCTATAATGCAGTTGGCATTAGTAAAAATGCAGTGTCATTTAGCACTTCAAGCCAAAATCCTATTGACCTACAGGACCAGCTTGTATATCAGTTAAGTTGCTGCACAAATAATCAGAAAGTTGTTTGCTTGCAGTTTATTTATGACGTCCCTTTTCTGTACTTGGTGCTTGTTATTTGAGCACATTCCCAATGGGCTGCTGTTTTCTACAGCTCATCCTATGTTTCCTGTTCCATTTAATCAGTTTATTGATCAGCACCTGTGTAACTCCCTCCTCATCATCTCGTCATTCTCTGCCGTCACAGATTGCACTCTGTTGGAAGACACAGCCTCTTTCAGCCAGAAATAGTGCAGCCATTGATTTCTTCACTGCAGCATTGTAAAGGAGGAGTGGCAGACATTCTCAGCTGGTGGAATCTGATTATGCATGGAACATTGGAATCTTGCTCATGCATGGAACATTGGAATCTTGCTCTGTGCTTATCTTTAATTAGGAAATTCATGACCCAGACCACCAAAGAATTCAAGAAGCATTCTCTTgctattcttctaaattcttcaGAGTTTTTTTCCTGAATTCAATCCATTTTGAAAGACTTGCAGAAAGAATTCTTTATCAATGACAATTTATCACATATTTACAGACTCTCTCTAAAATTAAAGCAGTTAAAACCACAATGAAACAATAATGCACAAAAGTACAAGCTTTGCAAACTTAACACCTCTACTCtgctcactccaccactgggATCCCAAGGGTTGGGTTTGGGGAAGGCTGGGGGTGGTGCTGGGGTGAGGTTGATGTGTAGCCAGAGGCAGGTCAGCAGAGGAGGCAAGTTTGTAACTTAAATAGCACCTCCTCCTTCTCATTCTTTGTGTCACCTTTTACAAGAGGTCCCCTTTAAGTAAGACTAAAGCAGGTCTCTTGTTCACAG
Above is a genomic segment from Pristis pectinata isolate sPriPec2 chromosome 27, sPriPec2.1.pri, whole genome shotgun sequence containing:
- the LOC127583656 gene encoding cell surface glycoprotein MUC18-like isoform X2 → MEITGLNRNDSGVYGCRVLDFEVAEEISSNKTVTVNYLDPIILKPKGPYTFTEGDTNVSISCEVEASQQTSVVWTKPKNTVSSGNLLKLPVVRFDDAGNYSCKVAVPGVPNLNRQKNISIVVTGPPQVNCFKWTFQKNGLHVNLTCVFKGHPMPEVTCNTEKEPTLRYHNQKNYVVSELILPLTAEELKLTCRGTNVYGSISYNSTVQGESVAVSTSGPSAVDMSRAKRSGGVVIVVIIVCILLFAILGAVLYFLYKKGKIPCGRSGKQTISQPETHENIVVEAKNDQKVPEETVLLQGVNGEKKPPNYQ
- the LOC127583656 gene encoding cell surface glycoprotein MUC18-like isoform X1; this encodes MEITGLNRNDSGVYGCRVLDFEVAEEISSNKTVTVNYLDPIILKPKGPYTFTEGDTNVSISCEVEASQQTSVVWTKPKNTVSSGNLLKLPVVRFDDAGNYSCKVAVPGVPNLNRQKNISIVVTGPPQVNCFKWTFQKNGLHVNLTCVFKGHPMPEVTCNTEKEPTLRYHNQKNYVVSELILPLTAEELKLTCRGTNVYGSISYNSTVQGESVAVSTSGPSAVDMSRAKRSGGVVIVVIIVCILLFAILGAVLYFLYKKGKIPCGRSGKQTISQPETHENIVVEAKNDQKVPEETVLLQGVNGEKKPPNYQGEAGRCRPAE